From Solanum lycopersicum chromosome 8, SLM_r2.1, the proteins below share one genomic window:
- the LOC101260560 gene encoding organic cation/carnitine transporter 3-like — protein MANSTTPLLSNHQDQEFPYLNDHFSSLEQTIEPFFDTCNGKIAWPQVLQVILVSLACFFEAQQTFITIFTDAIPSWHCVSTNTSCNSMSNVCQLSLTEWDWDKPIYTSIVSEWSLHCFTSSILQGLPASSFFMGCLLGGLVLGVLGDSIGRKTMLFFGCLIMSIASIFIAFCNNVWMYSALRFVSGYGRAAIGSSVLVLCSESVGKRYQGKVGTIGFFMSTFGFVSLPCLAYFSKDYSWRVLYLSTSLPAIVYCLLIQFCVYESPRWLLSKGKVIEAYAVLNTSHFKNERSNLDHNKLSFTTMRGSDPPLIKILLRKKSILGQLLLAVVAGFGIGLMYYGMPLGLGNGNFSLNLYLSTGLNALLELPSFLIVFFLAEKCKRRSTLVGLSVVSGVCGMLCMIVSERKVLQMVLEFTSFFSACTAFDLLLIYTSELFHTSIRNAAVSIVWQAVVLGGVVSPVLVDAGGDSNNKILAYLVLGIITAIAGCLVVFLPETKGLEICKKIEELEQKGCINDV, from the coding sequence ATGGCTAATTCAACAACTCCTTTACTCTCAAATCATCAAGATCAAGAATTCCCATATCTTAATGATCATTTTTCTTCACTTGAACAAACAATAGAGCCATTTTTTGATACTTGTAATGGAAAAATTGCATGGCCACAAGTCTTGCAAGTCATACTTGTTTCTCTAGCTTGTTTCTTTGAAGCTCAACAAACATTCATCACAATTTTTACTGATGCAATCCCTTCATGGCATTGTGTTAGTACTAACACAAGTTGCAATTCAATGTCAAATGTGTGTCAACTTTCTTTAACAGAATGGGATTGGGATAAGCCTATTTACACATCCATTGTGTCTGAATGGTCACTTCATTGTTTTACTAGTTCTATACTTCAAGGTCTTCCTGCTTCATCTTTTTTCATGGGGTGCTTGCTTGGTGGCCTTGTTCTTGGTGTGTTAGGTGACTCGATTGGTCGAAAAACCATGTTGTTTTTCGGGTGTTTGATTATGTCTATAGCTTCAATCTTCATTGCTTTCTGTAACAATGTTTGGATGTACTCTGCCTTGAGATTTGTTAGTGGATATGGTCGCGCTGCGATTGGTTCCTCTGTACTTGTGTTGTGTTCTGAGAGTGTTGGTAAAAGATATCAAGGGAAAGTTGGAACTATAGGGTTCTTTATGTCTACATTTGGATTTGTGTCATTACCATGTTTAGCTTATTTTAGTAAGGATTACTCATGGAGGGTACTTTATCTTTCGACTTCTCTTCCTGCTATAGTTTACTGTTTGTTGATACAGTTTTGTGTTTATGAGTCTCCAAGATGGCTTCTTTCAAAAGGGAAAGTTATAGAGGCTTATGCAGTTCTCAACACATCCCATTTCAAGAACGAAAGATCGAATCTTGATCATAACAAGTTGAGTTTTACTACCATGAGAGGTTCTGATCCACCTCTGATCAAGATTTTGTTGAGGAAAAAATCGATTCTTGGACAGTTATTACTAGCTGTAGTAGCTGGTTTTGGCATTGGATTGATGTACTATGGGATGCCATTAGGACTAGGAAATGGAAACTTTAGCTTAAATCTCTACTTGAGTACAGGACTAAACGCGTTACTAGAGTTACCATCATTCTTGATAGTGTTTTTCTTGGCTGAAAAATGTAAGAGGAGAAGTACATTAGTTGGACTAAGTGTTGTATCTGGTGTTTGTGGTATGTTATGTATGATCGTGAGTGAACGAAAGGTTTTACAGATGGTGTTGGAGTTTACTTCATTTTTCAGTGCTTGTACTGCATTTGATCTGTTGCTGATATATACTTCAGAGCTGTTCCATACTAGTATAAGGAATGCAGCAGTGTCAATTGTATGGCAGGCTGTGGTCCTCGGGGGCGTGGTGAGCCCGGTTTTGGTTGATGCAGGAGGGGATAGTAACAACAAGATTCTAGCTTATTTGGTTCTTGGCATTATAACAGCAATTGCAGGGTGTTTGGTTGTTTTTCTGCCAGAAACAAAGGGATTGGAGATTTGTAAGAAAATAGAAGAGTTGGAACAAAAAGGCTGCATCAATGATGTATGA
- the LOC101257098 gene encoding kinesin-like protein KIN-14J, producing MNPEAATENGDSASLNEILNFKGAAEDNLAESKLFDGIQSKHGLADIPAAKISELMKLNSLESASTHSLFSVVSNILDDSIERKNGDIPQCVASLVKLVVQEIEARVSKQADNLRKQNGLYKSREERYQSRVKALETLALGTTEEHEVIMKKLQQIKIEKAKMEEKEKLQEQDLIRLMEDNDHYKMQISSLDAELESSKHAHEKDRLQLEAQLEQTRVESENKILELQCLLSESTKKVQELEAFSESKLVKLKRRELGYKHFIDSHFGSLQELRMSSESIRKEVMRTKEIYVEELSHFGFNLKGLVDAAQNYHTVLEENRKLYNEVQDLKGNIRVYCRIRPFLPGQSQKLTTIEYIGENGELVVTNPSKLGKDSHRLFKFNKVFAPAVTQEEVFRDTQPLIRSVLDGYNVCIFAYGQTGSGKTYTMSGPSMSSVENWGVNYRALNDLFNISQSRKSSIAYEVGVQMVEIYNEQVRDLLCSDTSQKRLGIWSTTQPNGLAVPDASMHPVKSTANVLELMNIGLMNRAVGATALNERSSRSHSILTVHVRGIDLETNDILRGCLHLVDLAGSERVDRSEATGDRLREAQHINKSLSALGDVIFALAQKSSHVPYRNSKLTQVLQSSLGGQAKTLMFVQLNPDVESYSETISTLKFAERVSGVELGAARNNKEGRGVKELMDQVANLKDTIAKKDEEIGRLRVPKNSGNGERRSVSSTRHSSASPRRQSLGDPRTNQISGERSSKPTQKAASDVDNSSEYSDRQSDTGSQQSMDDFRHHRDFFRQSRLAVVDADLNLGEHTNSRATARGSQNPNEDVVLIGFDDADSEERLSDISDGVLSMGTETDGSINSIVEYTLFPETTKPPPETPEKPSIIPAKLPRPTQKTVQTGSSRMSLKKSTPKVPSSKKPPSGNTSAVRSSKRWQ from the exons ATGAATCCAGAAGCCGCAACTGAAAATGGAGACTCAGCCAGTTTAAACGAAATTCTTAACTTCAAAGGAGCTGCAGAAG ATAATCTTGCTGAGAGTAAATTGTTTGATGGAATCCAATCTAAGCACGGTTTGGCTGATATTCCAGCTGCTAAAATCTCAGAATTGATGAAACTAAACAGTTTAGAG AGTGCCTCCACTCATTCACTTTTCAGTGTTGTGAGTAATATTTTGGATGACAGCATTGAGAGAAAGAATGGGGATATACCTCAG TGTGTAGCGTCCCTGGTGAAGTTAGTCGTACAAGAGATTGAAGCACGAGTTTCAAAACAAGCTGATAATTTGAGAAAG CAAAATGGGTTATATAAGTCTCGTGAGGAGAGATATCAATCAAGAGTTAAAGCACTCGAAACCCTTGCATTGGGGACCACTGAGGAACATGAG GTTATCATGAAGAAGCTTCAACAGATAAAG ATAGAGAAGGCCAAAATGgaagagaaagaaaaacttCAAGAACAAGATTTAATCAGATTAATGGAAGATAATGACCACTATAAGATGCAAATATCCTCATTGGATGCTGAGCTTGAATCATCCAAACATGCACATGAAAAAGATCGATTACAACTGGAAGCACAACTGGAGCAAACTCGAGTTGAGTCAGAGAACAAGATACTGGAACTTCAGTGTCTGCTGAGTGAATCAACCAAGAAAGTACAAGAACTTGAGGCCTTTTCAGAATCCAAGTTGGTGAAATTGAAAAGGAGAGAGCTTGGCTACAAACACTTCATAGACTCTCATTTTGGATCTCTGCAG GAATTAAGGATGTCATCTGAGTCTATAAGGAAGGAGGTGATGAGGACCAAGGAGATTTACGTCGAGGAACTTAGCCACTTTG GGTTCAATCTTAAGGGGTTGGTTGATGCTGCTCAGAATTATCACACAGTTCTTGAAGAAAATAGGAAGTTGTACAATGAAGTTCAAGATTTGAAAG GTAACATTAGAGTTTACTGTAGGATAAGGCCATTCCTTCCTGGTCAAAGCCAAAAATTGACAACCATAGAGTACATTGGTGAGAATGGTGAACTGGTTGTTACTAATCCTTCAAAACTGGGGAAAGATAGTCACCGTCTTTTCAAATTCAACAAGGTCTTTGCACCTGCTGTTACTCAAG AGGAGGTGTTTCGAGACACTCAGCCATTAATCAGGTCTGTTTTGGATGGGTACAATGTTTGCATCTTTGCTTATGGTCAGACTGGTTCCGGAAAAACATATACCATG AGTGGGCCCAGCATGTCATCCGTGGAGAATTGGGGGGTCAACTACCGAGCTCTGAATGATCTATTCAACATCTCCCAGAGTAGGAAAAGTTCCATTGCATATGAAGTTGGTGTTCAAATGGTTGAGATATACAATGAGCAAGTGCGAGACTTGCTCTGCAGTGATACTTCTCAGAAACGA CTTGGGATTTGGAGTACTACTCAACCCAATGGATTAGCTGTCCCTGATGCTAGCATGCATCCAGTCAAATCAACTGCAAATGTCTtagaattaatgaatattggCCTAATGAATAGAGCTGTTGGCGCTACTGCTTTAAATGAAAGAAGTAGTCGGTCACATAG TATCCTCACCGTTCACGTGCGCGGTATAGACTTGGAAACAAATGATATTCTACGAGGCTGCCTACATTTGGTAGATTTGGCTGGCAGTGAAAGAGTAGATCGCTCTGAAGCCACAGGGGATCGTTTACGAGAAGCACAACATATAAACAAATCATTATCTGCTCTTGGGGATGTGATATTTGCATTGGCGCAAAAAAGTTCTCATGTGCCATATAGAAATAGCAAACTAACACAAGTTCTTCAAAGCTCCCTTG GAGGCCAGGCAAAGACACTTATGTTTGTACAGCTCAATCCTGACGTAGAATCCTACTCAGAAACCATTAGTACCCTAAAGTTTGCTGAGAGGGTGTCTGGAGTGGAGTTAGGTGCAGCTCGGAATAATAAAGAAGGCCGGGGTGTTAAAGAGCTTATGGATCAG GTAGCTAATTTAAAGGACACAATTGCCAAGAAGGATGAAGAAATTGGGCGGCTGCGGGTTCCCAAAAATAGTGGTAACGGTGAGAGGCGTAGTGTGAGCTCAACCAGGCATAGCTCTGCCTCTCCAAGAAGGCAATCTTTAGGCGATCCACGAACAAACCAAATTTCTGGAGAGAGAAGCTCAAAACCTACTCAGAAAGCTGCTTCTGACGTGGACAATAGTTCTGAATACAGCGACAGACAATCTGACACTGGTTCTCAGCAATCAATGGATGACTTTAGGCATCACAGAGATTTCTTTAGACAATCCAGGCTTGCTGTAGTAGATGCTGATCTAAATCTGGGTGAACACACTAATTCAAGGGCTACTGCGAGAGGAAGTCAAAATCCTAACGAAGATGTGGTGCTTATTGGGTTTGATGATGCAGATTCTGAAGAGAGATTAAGTGACATATCCGATGGTGTACTCTCAATGGGAACTGAGACTGATGGTTCAATCAATAGTATTGTAGAGTACACTCTTTTCCCAGAAACTACAAAGCCACCTCCAGAGACCCCTGAGAA GCCCTCAATTATACCTGCTAAACTTCCACGGCCTACACAAAAGACGGTGCAAACAGGATCTTCTCGGATGTCACTGAAGAAGAGCACCCCTAAAGTCCCGA GTTCTAAAAAACCTCCTTCCGGAAACACTTCTGCAGTTAGGTCTTCCAAAAGATGGCAATAG